Proteins from one Hemibagrus wyckioides isolate EC202008001 linkage group LG16, SWU_Hwy_1.0, whole genome shotgun sequence genomic window:
- the LOC131367065 gene encoding beta-microseminoprotein-like, which produces MSMMKRSVFVGFVLLALVPLIHAACLRQLPSFGATHCQDGQDKTWHPIGAEWLNSKCARCTCGVVGMECCDTLPSGVSGGCTIKYDYETCTYKLIHLNKFVSCGVVGK; this is translated from the exons ATG TCCATGATGAAGAGGTCTGTGTTTGTGGGTTTTGTCCTGCTTGCTCTCGTCCCATTGATTCATGCTGCCTGTTTGCGTCAACTGCCTAGTTTTG GTGCGACTCATTGTCAAGACGGTCAGGATAAGACTTGGCACCCGATCGGAGCCGAATGGTTAAACAGCAAGTGCGCAAGATGTACATGTGGTGTGGTTGGGATGGAATGCTGTGACAC ATTACCATCAGGTGTGTCTGGAGGCTGCACCATTAAATATGATTATGAAACCTGTACATATAAATTGATTCATCTGAATAAATTTGTTTCCTGTGGGGTTGTTGGAAAGTGA